CGGAGATCGAGGCGATCGGGCCGTTGACTGTAGTCATGGGCCTCTTGCGTGTGGGTGAACTCTAAGAACCAGTAGCCCCAGGGTAGCCCATAGTGCAGGGTATGCCCGCGGGTGATCCCCCGGCCTACCGAGCAACCACCGAAGCCTTGATGCAGATTGATATAAAATAGATCGTTGAACCCCAAGGGTTGATCGTAGGCTAGGGTAAAGCCCCCTTGGTGTTTTTTAGTCAGCGGATTGCCAGAATCCTCTAAAGAGAGCGTTCCGCGTAGCGGCAGCTGCTGTTGCCAGGTGATTATCAGATCGCTGGTGCCCGCTGGAGCCTCTGGATCGCTGGCAGGGGCAATTTGGAAGGTGGCGGTAACGCTGGGGAGTCGTTTAAAGTTCTCTAAGGCTTGCTCGATATCCCGTAAATTGAGTAGATCACCAGGCTTGGCGGGCAGGGCGTTCCAGTGTCTAGCCTGCTTATCAGACTTTTCTGAAAAATAGAGACGATGCAAGCGTCCAGGAATGAGTGTGAGCACCAAGGTGCCACTGGCCAGGTTTTGTGGCTCTGCCACCACCTGAGTGGTGATAAAGCCGCGCTGCACGATGGCATGGTGCACCCGCTTGAGGATCAAGTTGATGCCGTTAGCCCCCAGCCGGCGACCCAGCGGGCTATCTGGAGCACTCCCCGCGCGGTGAGCGGCGGCTAAGGCCCATTGAAACTGCTGAGCGGCCTCGCCCTGGAGTTGCAGCTGTTTAATCTTAAAGCAAGGGGTTTCGTCAGCAGGAAGGCGCTGCAGCAGCTCGGGTGAGGGGGTCGGCTGTAGGTGTACATCAGGGACGCTCTCTTGCTGTTGCCGCAGTTCACGCTCCTGTTCACGCGCTTGTTGCTGTTGGGCAGCAGGCTCGGGCGCTACCGCAGAGGCTGGTAGTGAGGTGCCTAGCAGGGCACTCAGGATCAGTGAGATAAGGGAGCGTCTGATGGCGTTAAGGCCAAATAAGCGGTGTCGCCAAAGTGTAGTCAGGCTAGAAGATAACAACTAAATACCTTCCCTGGTGATAAACCGAAAAGTTCGTAATGAGGTGAAATTCTAGCTGGAATATTTTGGTGTGACAATAAAATTAATGATTGAACAATATTAATGGATGGTTAGTGATTTTGGGTTGCTAGGCAATGCTGGGAATAAATGGCATCGCTGAGTCTGTAAGTAATCGGTTGTTTTTAAAGGGATAAAAAAATAGGTGCGTCCGGACTTCGACATTTCTCGGCGCTCTCGTTTTGGAGAACATCGGTCCTCAGAGAGCAAAATAAGGGCTTAACGGGGTAGGGGAGCTGGAAGGCAAAGTCCGGAACGATCAGCAGCGCGTGCCCAATGGCGCGGGGTTGGGCGAAAAAAAAACCTCAGCAGAGAACGGCTGAGGCCTGGAGATTGGTGGAGCAGCGGCAGCCGGCAACCAACCCGCTCTCCACAATGGATAATAGCCAGTGAGGGTGGATGTGTATATTGCTGGTTTGGGGAAACCTTGGCTGTAATGGCCTACCGCTAAATCTGCTTTAATCACAATTTTCGCACTCATGAAATTGGCCAAATTGCAAGGCATGTTTACAACAATCGACCGTTTGATGGAATATCAATTGTATTAAAAAGATTTACTTAAAACCCGTCTAAATAACTTATAAAAATTGTTTCTATTTTCCTATAGACTTTATTTTTTGAAAGTCTTTGATCATATTATTCAAATAGATCCCTAGGGCAACTATATAGTCTACCAAGCGATGATGGCCAGCGATCCTTACTGAGGCGCTTCAGGGATCTCAATCAGCAGGGGTGGTTGTGGTTTTGAGGGCTGCCCCAGGTTTGCTTTCCCTGATTGACCTGCTGAAATCTCAATTGAGGTAGTCCAACTGCGCTGTGTAAAGTGGTTGGTCACTGATTCGATGAGATAAACTCCATCTGCCTCTGTTTTAAAACCACTTAGTTTGATGAACTTCTCTGCCACTAAGTCTCCACGGCCGCGCAGCTCCAGCGTGCCACTGGCAGTCTCTCGATTTAAGCGGGCGAGGGCGGCCTGGGCCGCTGCGGTAGCTAGGCTGGCATTCGCGTAGGTATGCCGTTCAGCATGTACTGCCCCTGCTGAAGTGATGGGAGCCTCTGGATTGGGGATTTCAATGGTCACCTGCTGTCCGGTTTGGCTATCATGGGCTTTGGCAAGGACCTTGGCGACGCTCGTTCGATTAGGAAACAGCAACCGAAAATTAGCCACCTCATGGAGGGTTAAGCTCGCCAGCGGTAACTCTCCGCCACTAGCCTGCTTGCC
This genomic stretch from unidentified bacterial endosymbiont harbors:
- a CDS encoding ShlB/FhaC/HecB family hemolysin secretion/activation protein codes for the protein MLSSSLTTLWRHRLFGLNAIRRSLISLILSALLGTSLPASAVAPEPAAQQQQAREQERELRQQQESVPDVHLQPTPSPELLQRLPADETPCFKIKQLQLQGEAAQQFQWALAAAHRAGSAPDSPLGRRLGANGINLILKRVHHAIVQRGFITTQVVAEPQNLASGTLVLTLIPGRLHRLYFSEKSDKQARHWNALPAKPGDLLNLRDIEQALENFKRLPSVTATFQIAPASDPEAPAGTSDLIITWQQQLPLRGTLSLEDSGNPLTKKHQGGFTLAYDQPLGFNDLFYINLHQGFGGCSVGRGITRGHTLHYGLPWGYWFLEFTHTQEAHDYSQRPDRLDLRSGGSARSEAKLARLLYRDARRKTTLSFKGFRRNNHSGYKLLGIDSPLQRHALGGWGSTLAHREFIGKAILDASLSYQRGTGAFGAQAVPENTREGTPRFKVITLELSCKLPVQIAQLACHYHGNWNAQYNRTPLPPSERFSIGSRHTVRGFGYSDPLLPLSSERGWWLRNEFGVALGHTGSELYLGLDYGQVSGSLAHDLTEGRRLAGAALGLRGNLKGLSYTLFTSWPLKTTRNFTGSRNLCGFSLLYNF